Within the Erpetoichthys calabaricus chromosome 1, fErpCal1.3, whole genome shotgun sequence genome, the region TTGAGTTTCCCTCAATTGAACCTGTATCCTTTAGCAATAATGGTTTTGCATGTAGTCAAGCAGATATAGAATTTTTGAGGTCTGAAAGAATTAACCATGCAAGTATGCATGGTCATCCATCTTCCTCATCGAATGAAATGACTTCTCCATCTTCTGACCCTGGCATTGAGGCTGACCTCACCAGTAAAAGCTGTAAAAGATATCCACCCTCTAGTCTTAACCTTGATGATCTTAACTCACCAGGATCTGATTCAGACATTGAAAGAGAACTAGAAGCTGCCTTTGCTTGTGGAGGTCAGTTAGTCAGCAATATGATTTCATCCATTTCAGAAACAGAATTAGACCTCACCAGTGAAAGCAGCAGTGGCAGATCTTCACACCTCACCAACTCAATTGAAGAAGCCAGCTCTCCTACAACTGACCAGGAACTAGAGACAGAGTTGGAAGCTGAAAGTGGTATAATTGCTATCAAGACTTCCCTACTTCTTGGTCAGTCAGACAACAGTATGATAACTTCATTTACATCAGAACTAGACATCCCTCCACAAGTTGACGTTGATCAGTCACTCATTGGGCTTCATGATGTTGCTGAAATCACTTATGAACATGCAGCTGACCCTGATGAAACCCTACCCCCTGCTGATCAAGATGAGAGCCTGGCAAGACAGTTAGTCTTAAAAATTGAACCAGACCATAGTTTAGAGAGTTTCAAGAGGTCATTTTATCTTCCAGTTGGACCCAAACTTATGCCAGAAGCTGAAGATGATGAAGGTAATAGTGAATATGAATCTGACTCGGAATCTGAAGTAGACTTAAGTGAAGATTCTGATTCCCCTTGGCTTTTGAGTAATcttgtaaataaaatgatttcagAAGGCTCGTATCCCATCAGCTGTCCAGAGGATTGCTTCAAAAGGTCTGACTCAATATCGGACACAATTTCACCAACATCTGATATAGAGATAGACACCTTTAATGAACCTATATGCAGCCAGATTGAAGATTTAGGATCAAGCACAGGAGGTTCGGCTAAAGAAGAAAGCAATCAAAGTATACTGGACAGAGATGTGGACAGCACAGAGAACTGTAATTATTTGGATTCTGAAAGTGTGGCTAAAGAAAAGACAATGTATTCAGAATTTAGTGCACAATCAGCTGGTTCCAATGAAACTTCAAACTTATGTTTGTACATAAGCAACCCAACTAATGATACAATCACTCCTGTTTTCATTGATCGATATAACAGCAAAGCTAGTGTACAGAATTTAACAGAACTGGGAATGTGTGAGAAAAGTAAAAGCCCTAGAAAAAATAATGAGTTTATTGTTGACACAAAGAACCAGGAAAAAGAAGCAACAGAGCCCAACAATGATTTGTCTATGACAATTCAGAATTGCCTGTCTCCATGTATAAGTGAGCATTTGGAGGATGACAAAGATAAAGGTCGAGAGAGCAAGGAGGACATTAATTTGCTGAATCGCATTAAGGAAGTCAAGAACACTTTAACTTTAGATATACCCACTGCTCAAGCGAACCATTGCTTCAATCTAACATATTCTTCTGATCACAATGAAGAATCATTTATGGAAAGCATCAAAAACTCTCAGTTCAATAGTCAAATTTCAAATGACTCTACTACAGTAGACGATAACATAGAAGATCTTCCCTCTTTGAATGTACTGGTTTCTAAGCAGATAGATGAGTCGTTGGTATATGACTCCATAAAGTATACTTTAGTGGTAGATGAAAACACAACCTTGGAGCTAGTTAGCTTGAAAAGGTGCACATCAGTTTTAAGTGATGACAGTGAAATCTCTACCCTCTGTGATAACTGCGACCTGGAAGCAGATGATGAATTTGGGGTTGATGTTGATAGACCAGAAATCTTCAGCTCTTCAGAGGGTTCATCTCCAGAAGCTGATGTCCAGTTTTCTAAGAAGTTCCTGAATGTATTTGTGAACAGCACATCACGCTCATCTAGTAAGTAAATCAGATGCTTTCTTAACTTTTGATGAGAAGATCATTATTCTGAAACATACCTGTGATGCAtttctttaaatactgtataataacattgtaaaatgtatacatttttaaatagtaaattatcaattttttatttgtttttgtcttttctctttctggggggtaaaaaaaaacagccagGTCATTTTtctaacatgtttaattaatgttGATATGAGatgttcattttattgtaatgatAAGGATGATTaaca harbors:
- the mapk8ip2 gene encoding C-Jun-amino-terminal kinase-interacting protein 2 — translated: MADRAEMFSISTFHSLSPPSCRSAHDISLEEFDDEDLSEITDDCGIGLNYDSDPYEKDCLILEKNDLHHPVCSFQDDFQEFEMIDDNDDEEDEEEEEPDSDMPPSPSASPPGSPFATTTLKSRPTTLNLSAPVSQDSLNNNGSLSPRKASWQETLRHSSPHGHLSPTHSCLEDGNHLNGECPASPSTGTQNKGTPTKASGDTEQTQSPLRPLLFDFEGNRRETLEYGSFGQQKMSTSSDTGLEPSTDGSSSVSNTLEKALGSPADEVDLEKTSYDDKKWLCQPKLPSDIYAGEIALDKEVEYDLTSETSKTRSEDSSSPLSDEDLLKHIECISKQMEEHNMDEVEHSSYVEFPSIEPVSFSNNGFACSQADIEFLRSERINHASMHGHPSSSSNEMTSPSSDPGIEADLTSKSCKRYPPSSLNLDDLNSPGSDSDIERELEAAFACGGQLVSNMISSISETELDLTSESSSGRSSHLTNSIEEASSPTTDQELETELEAESGIIAIKTSLLLGQSDNSMITSFTSELDIPPQVDVDQSLIGLHDVAEITYEHAADPDETLPPADQDESLARQLVLKIEPDHSLESFKRSFYLPVGPKLMPEAEDDEGNSEYESDSESEVDLSEDSDSPWLLSNLVNKMISEGSYPISCPEDCFKRSDSISDTISPTSDIEIDTFNEPICSQIEDLGSSTGGSAKEESNQSILDRDVDSTENCNYLDSESVAKEKTMYSEFSAQSAGSNETSNLCLYISNPTNDTITPVFIDRYNSKASVQNLTELGMCEKSKSPRKNNEFIVDTKNQEKEATEPNNDLSMTIQNCLSPCISEHLEDDKDKGRESKEDINLLNRIKEVKNTLTLDIPTAQANHCFNLTYSSDHNEESFMESIKNSQFNSQISNDSTTVDDNIEDLPSLNVLVSKQIDESLVYDSIKYTLVVDENTTLELVSLKRCTSVLSDDSEISTLCDNCDLEADDEFGVDVDRPEIFSSSEGSSPEADVQFSKKFLNVFVNSTSRSSSTESFGLFSCTINGEEREQTHRAVFRFIPRHEDELELDVDDPLFVEVEEDDYWYRGYNMRTGERGIFPAYYAHEVVSQTKDLIGIKRNTGWVEKFEVQFLGSVEVPYHQGNGILCAAMQKIATTRKQTVHLRPPTTCDLEISLQGIKLIMSLSDYGMDDEFDRCSHFFQMKNISYCGCHPKNSCYFGFITKHPVLNRFACHVFVSQETMRRVAECVGRAFQEYYQEHLEYACPTEDIYLE